From Hymenobacter volaticus, the proteins below share one genomic window:
- a CDS encoding Crp/Fnr family transcriptional regulator, protein MIPAPAFAAAARTLLTHTLRNVPYLPPTEMADFVACWIKELVVPRNGYLVAPGQTEQYLYFTYRGTLRIIYPTPDEEICVGFVHPGDMVCSFPSFAMGKPSEYAIQALQPSELIAISRSEFQACLDKSPALSRLWRDELEKALVGRMEHEIDLLLPEPAQRLERLRKRSPHIFQTVPKKYLASYLRMTPETLSRLK, encoded by the coding sequence ATGATTCCTGCGCCTGCTTTTGCCGCTGCCGCCCGCACCTTACTAACCCACACGCTACGTAATGTTCCGTATCTGCCGCCCACCGAAATGGCAGACTTCGTAGCGTGCTGGATTAAAGAGTTGGTTGTGCCGCGCAACGGCTATCTGGTGGCACCCGGCCAAACCGAGCAGTATTTGTATTTCACTTACCGCGGCACGCTGCGCATTATCTACCCGACCCCGGACGAGGAAATATGCGTAGGCTTCGTGCACCCGGGCGACATGGTTTGTTCTTTCCCTTCGTTTGCCATGGGCAAGCCGTCGGAATATGCCATTCAGGCACTACAGCCGAGTGAGTTGATTGCCATCAGCCGTAGCGAGTTTCAAGCTTGTCTCGATAAAAGTCCGGCCCTATCCCGGCTTTGGCGTGATGAATTGGAAAAGGCGCTAGTTGGCCGCATGGAACACGAAATAGATCTGCTGTTGCCCGAGCCCGCCCAGCGCCTCGAGCGCCTGCGCAAGCGTAGTCCGCACATCTTCCAGACCGTTCCTAAAAAGTACTTGGCTTCTTATCTCCGGATGACCCCCGAGACGCTAAGCCGACTGAAATAA
- a CDS encoding DinB family protein: protein MTTNAFLAQLTETTRQLISTVQTELEPLELSQLNQQPAPNAWSVLECLEHLNRYSRYYNPRLAQALTHASTATQTEVGYSWLGRKFVAMMAPSNNKKAKTLKRMNPIGSCLGREVLLEFQQHQQHVLELLAQAQHANLNHKVVPVEFFPLLKMRLGEALEFVLVHEQRHMQQALRVKASLLAVEASKKSIPTSPVQINQTAIAVN from the coding sequence ATGACTACCAACGCCTTCCTCGCCCAGTTAACTGAAACTACCCGTCAGCTAATCAGTACTGTACAAACCGAGCTGGAGCCTCTCGAACTCTCGCAACTCAACCAACAGCCCGCCCCAAATGCTTGGAGCGTGCTCGAATGCCTGGAGCACCTAAACCGCTACAGCCGCTACTACAATCCCCGGCTCGCCCAGGCCCTCACGCACGCAAGTACCGCCACCCAAACGGAGGTAGGCTACAGCTGGCTTGGTCGCAAGTTCGTTGCCATGATGGCCCCCAGTAACAACAAGAAAGCCAAGACGCTAAAGCGGATGAACCCGATTGGTAGCTGCCTTGGCCGTGAGGTTCTACTAGAATTTCAGCAACACCAACAGCACGTGCTAGAATTGCTAGCCCAAGCGCAGCATGCCAATCTCAACCACAAAGTTGTCCCCGTTGAATTCTTCCCCTTACTGAAAATGCGCTTAGGTGAGGCACTTGAGTTTGTGCTAGTACACGAGCAGCGCCACATGCAACAAGCGTTGCGCGTGAAAGCGAGTTTGCTAGCAGTTGAAGCATCGAAAAAATCGATACCAACCTCACCGGTTCAAATCAACCAGACAGCAATAGCAGTGAACTAG